The Leptospira brenneri genomic sequence GATCTACCCAGTTCTAAAGAAGCCGTTCGTATTTCAGAAACTCATTCCAAAGAAGACTTAGAAATTTTCTATTCGATTGGATGCCATCCAACGGAGACTCATGAATTTCCTAATGCAGATCAAATTTTAGATTTAGCAAAAACCCGAATGAATGATCCAAAATTTTCAGCGATCGGAGAAATTGGTGTCGATCTCTATCATGATGCGAGCACTCGCATCGCTCAAAATGAAGTGTTAAGAAAATTTTTACAATTCTCAGCCGATTACAAATTACCTGTTGTCATTCATTCACGTGATGCTTTTGAAGATACGTATGAAGCATTAAAAGAATTCAAAACAAAAGCATTTGGAGTGATCCATTGTTTTACTTATGATTATGAAGCAGCGAAAAAGTTTGTCGAATTAGGTTACTATGTTTCCTTTTCTGGAATCGTTACTTTTAAATCAGCAACTGATATTCAGGAAGCTGCACGTAAAATTCCTTTAGAAACAATTCTGATTGAAACAGACGCTCCGTTTTTGTCTCCTATGCCCCATAGGGGAAAACGAAATGATTCTTCCCATTTACCTTTTGTTTTAGAAAAAATGTTTTCTCTAAGAACAGAAACAAACTTAGAAGTATCAGATCGCATTTATCAAAATTCCATAAAATTTACAGAAAGAAAGGCTTATCACCATGCTTGATATCAACCGTATTGTCCAAAACCCAGAAGAATTAATTTCCACCTTACAAAAGAGAGGTGTTGTTTCGACAGATATCGAAGCAAAAATCAAATCTGTTTCTGAAAAACAACGTAAGCTAAAATTGGAAGTGGAGGAACTTCGTGCTGAAAGGAATCGAGTTTCGAAAGAGATCGGAATCCAAAAATCACAAGGGAAAGATATCACTGAAATTTCAGCTTCGATGAAAGGAGTGGGTGATCGAATCAAAGCTATTGAAGAAGAACTCACGAAAGAAGAAGAGTCTTTACATGATCTCAATTTGGGTCTTCCCAACTTACTTGATCCAAGTGTTCCAGAAGGAAAATCAGAAGAAGACAATGTTCTCGTTCGTCAATGGGGTGAAATTCCCAAACTTAGCTTTGAGGCAAAAACTCATTTTGATATTGGGGAAAAATTAGGAATTTTTGATTTCGAACGCGGAGTGAAACTTTCAGGTGCTAGATTTTACACGTATCGTGGTTTAGGTGCGAAACTCGAGAGAGCACTTATGAACTTAATGCTCGATACTCATACCACAGAAAATGGATATGAAGAGATGTGGGTTCCCGTTCTTGTGAATGATGAGTCTATGACTGCTACAGGCCAACTTCCTAAATTTGCTGAGGATTTTTACAGACTAGAAAAAGACGGACTCAATTTAATTCCGACTGCGGAAGTTCCTTTAACGAATTATTACCGAGATGAAATCATTTCAGAAAAGGAATTACCGATTTCTGTATGTGCACACACATCTTGTTTTCGAAGAGAAGCAGGTTCTTATGGGCGTGATACCCGTGGTCTTGTGCGAGTGCATCAATTTCAAAAAGTCGAACTAGTCAAGTTTGTTGAACCGGAAACTTCTCAAACAGAACACGAAAAGATGCTAAACGATGCAGAGTCGATTTTGCAAAAACTGAAACTTCCTTACCGTGTGATGCTTTTATGTAGTAAAGATATGTCGAGCGCTTCCTCTAAAACCTATGATATCGAAGTTTGGATGCCTGGGCTTGGTCGATTTATGGAAATTTCCTCTGTTTCTAACTTCAAAGACTATCAAGCAAGAAGGGGAAAAATTCGATACAAATCAAAGGAAGGAAAAAACCTGCTCATCCATACTCTGAATGGTTCTGGTCTTGCAATCGGTCGAACACTGGCTGCAGTGATAGAAAACTACCAATCAGAAGATGGAACCTTCCAGATTCCGGATGTATTAAAAAATTACATTCGTTAATCAATTAGGGCAGATGACCGAGGTGTCAAATGCCCTATTCCAATCTAAATTTTGATCTTAATTTTAATTCTTATACTAATCTCAAATTCAATCAGCATTGCAAATATACGCACTACAGAAAACTAAACTTTTGCGGGATTTATACGCTCTGCAGAAAAAGAGGAACCTTTGGGGAATATACGCGAAGCGGTAAGCCGCAGATAAATACAAGTTATGCGAATAGCGCAAAAAACTCTTCGTTTTTTTTGAAAAGCCCTAATCTATACCAAGGTCTTTTCTTTTTTCAGTCGTTCGCAAATTCCATTCGATGGATTTCGAAAGTCACTTACCTTTTTTTTCAAGTATCACTTTATATTGCCTTTCTTTCTCCCGCAACTGTCTATAGCCAGTCATCCGAGGTAGAGCCAAGTTTAGTGGTCGCTCCCATCCAAGGTCCTATCAATACCGAGTTTCAAGAATTTGGACCTACGATGACCCCCGATGCAAAAACTTTATATTTCTATTCAAAACGTTCCAGTCGTGGCTATACGGAGATTTTTAAATCAGAACGAAAAAAAGATGGAACTTGGGATTTTCCAGAAGAAGTCGATGTATTGAATTCTCCCTTTGATGACCAAAGCCCTTTTATTACAAGAGATGGCAAAACTCTATTATTATCCTCGAATCGAGATGGTTCTGTGGAAGTTATGTTACCAGACGGAAAGGTCGGAATTTCTAGAGATTTATATGTTTCCAATTGGAATGGAAAATCATGGAGTAAACCAATCCCTTTACCTGCCTCGATTAACACAGAAGAAATTGAAGAGAATCCACATTTGCTTGGAGATACCCTACTCTTTACAAGATATCCATTTGGAAAACCAAATCTTGCTAAAGTCTATTTTAGCCAATATAAAGATAATTCATGGTCGAATCCCAAACCTTTACCTTCACCAATTAATGATAATTATGCGACGATCGCAGCGGCCTTCAATGATGATGGAAGTATCCTTTTTTTCTCATCGAATCGACCTGGCGGTTATGGGGGTTTTGATTTGTACATGGCAAAGATTGATGGCGATTCTTTTAAAGACACTGAGAATTTAGGAGCGCCTATCAATTCAAATGAAGATGAGGCATATATTGTTTTCCAACAGGTGAAAAAAACATTTTTATTTTGCAGAAGAGTCGAAGGTAGGTCCTTTGATCTTTTTACTGCCTCCGTCCCAAAACAAGAAAACATTGTACAAAAGAAACTGGAAGAAACGAAAAAGATCTCACTCGATTCAGTGTATTTCGAAAGAGCATCCTCAGTTTTGAAACCAGAGTCGTCAGTTCCTTTGGATGCTATCGTTGATTACCTCCATGAAAATTCAGATAAAAAAATGAAAATTATAGGACACACTGATTTGACCGGAACATTTGAAGACAATATGGTTCTTTCAAAGGATAGGGCAGAGTCCGTTAAACAATATTTAGTCTCCAAAGGAGTGGATTCAAAACGTCTGGTAACGGATGGGAAAGGGCCAACGCAACCGGTTGTGCAGGCGACAGATGAGGGTTCGTCTAAAAAGAATCGAAGAACAGAATTTGTACTGATAGATCCTTAATTTTTCCTTGCCGTTTCGATTTCCGAAGAAAAGGTAATGGGGATGTTGCCTCTTTTTCGGATTCGAAGTTTTGGGTTAGTTAGCCTTTTAGTGCTTTTTTTCTCTTTTTCCTTGTCTGGTGAACCAAGCCAGGTTTTAGAAAAGATTAAAAAAACCAAAACTCTCACGGTTTCCGTAAATGAATTTTATGATCCATTTTATATTGAAAATCCTAATCCAAGTTTTCCAGGTCTGGACGTAGAATTAGCACAGGAATATGCAAAGTTTCTTGATGTAGATTTAAAAATCATTCCGCTTCGAACTTTTGATCAACATGCAAGGATGTTAGAGAAAGGTGATACGCAGATAGCGATGGCAGGCTTATCTTCTTCGATCAATCGATTTAAAGATGTTTATTTTACAGATCCATATTTAATATCAACTCCTGCTGCTCTAGTAAACAGAACAGCCCTACCCCCAGAACCAGAAGGACAAATTGTAACGGTTCAGTTATTTAGAAATCTAAATGATTTAACGAACATTACCGGAATTTCTTATTCGGTTCTTGCAAATAGTTCTAACCATCAATTCTTAAGAGATGTTTTTCCTAAGGCTCAAACATTTTCCTATTTTACAAACGAAGCGGCCTTAAGTGAATTAAAGAAAAATAATGTGAATGCATTTGTTGCTGATTCATTTTACATTCAGGCCCTTCTACAAAAAGATTCTTCTTTGCGAGCAAATTATTTGCCTATTCTCGGAGTTGTTCAGGAAGATCATATCAGTATGGCAACTGCGAAAAAAGATATAGAGTTTCTTTATAACTTAAATTTCTTCATCAAAGAATTGAAACGAACTGGTAAAATTCAGGTTTTAATCAATAAATATTTTAAATCCAATCAGTGGGTTAAAAAAGAATAAACTTAATGTCACTACGAAATTTCCTTTTTAGATACATTATTTTTCTTTTGATACCTTCTGGATTTTTATTTGCTCAAGAAGAAGAGTCGCAAAGAACCTTTATGAATTTTAATGGGTCATTTAGGGTTCGTGCTACTAACGTTGGTCGTGATGTTTTATTAGAAAGGAAAACTCCTGTAACACCAATTAATAATCTAGAGAAAGAAACGGCTGAACGCCAACAAACGGAACAACAATTAATTCAATCTGATTTAGAAAGGAGACAACAAGGCCTACCTAGCCAAATCACTCCAAGGAAAGAAGACGTAAGTTATTATGATTCGCGTTTTTTATACAATATGAGTTTCTCAGCAAACAAATATGTAGAAGGTGTCTGGGGAATGCAAGTAGGTGATATTCCCTTTGGTGGAAAAGGATTACGAGCAACAGGACCAGACGGATTTGATCCTGGTTTAGTAGGTCCTGGCTCAGGTGGTGAACGTGGTCGTACAGCGGCTGTCAATGTTCAAACAAACTTTTTATATCTAAACTTTAGAATTCCAGAATCGGGACTTTTTATTAAAGTGGGCCAACAACTTTTTAGTTCTGCCCAAGGCCGCGTATTATTTTCTACCGGAACAGGTGTTAGCATTCTTAAAAACTTTCAATTTTTAAGATTATCTTTGGAAGGTGGGATTTTAAGAGCTCGTGACCAAAGTTTTTTGGATGTAGATAAGAATGGGTTTGCTGATAAAAACTATCAAAGTTCAAACATCTATTACAATCGTTTGAAGTTTGAATATTTCCGAAATATTCGAAATGAAGTGTATGCTTACTTTTTAGATGATAACGATAAATCAGATAATGAAACAGCAAGACTTGCTTGGTATGGCTTACACAATGAATTTAATTTTCAAAAATTTTCATTCATTGTTCATGGAATTTTAAATACGGGTACGGTTAAAAAACTTCGCGCAGTTACAGATACAAATGATGTGACCATTTACAATACAACACAAAGGCATTCTATCAAAGGTGGAATGTATGATTTTCAGTTTACTTACCGGTGGAGTGAATCGCTTAACTTTAATTTAATTGCGCTTGGAACAACTGGAAGACCTGGTTATGACGAGAAAGGCCATGAGGCCAA encodes the following:
- a CDS encoding TatD family hydrolase; its protein translation is MGYSTIDTHCHLDIIREQGQEIEETLAKSRMAGVDRMVQIGIDLPSSKEAVRISETHSKEDLEIFYSIGCHPTETHEFPNADQILDLAKTRMNDPKFSAIGEIGVDLYHDASTRIAQNEVLRKFLQFSADYKLPVVIHSRDAFEDTYEALKEFKTKAFGVIHCFTYDYEAAKKFVELGYYVSFSGIVTFKSATDIQEAARKIPLETILIETDAPFLSPMPHRGKRNDSSHLPFVLEKMFSLRTETNLEVSDRIYQNSIKFTERKAYHHA
- the serS gene encoding serine--tRNA ligase, giving the protein MLDINRIVQNPEELISTLQKRGVVSTDIEAKIKSVSEKQRKLKLEVEELRAERNRVSKEIGIQKSQGKDITEISASMKGVGDRIKAIEEELTKEEESLHDLNLGLPNLLDPSVPEGKSEEDNVLVRQWGEIPKLSFEAKTHFDIGEKLGIFDFERGVKLSGARFYTYRGLGAKLERALMNLMLDTHTTENGYEEMWVPVLVNDESMTATGQLPKFAEDFYRLEKDGLNLIPTAEVPLTNYYRDEIISEKELPISVCAHTSCFRREAGSYGRDTRGLVRVHQFQKVELVKFVEPETSQTEHEKMLNDAESILQKLKLPYRVMLLCSKDMSSASSKTYDIEVWMPGLGRFMEISSVSNFKDYQARRGKIRYKSKEGKNLLIHTLNGSGLAIGRTLAAVIENYQSEDGTFQIPDVLKNYIR
- a CDS encoding OmpA family protein, which codes for MPYSNLNFDLNFNSYTNLKFNQHCKYTHYRKLNFCGIYTLCRKRGTFGEYTRSGKPQINTSYANSAKNSSFFLKSPNLYQGLFFFQSFANSIRWISKVTYLFFQVSLYIAFLSPATVYSQSSEVEPSLVVAPIQGPINTEFQEFGPTMTPDAKTLYFYSKRSSRGYTEIFKSERKKDGTWDFPEEVDVLNSPFDDQSPFITRDGKTLLLSSNRDGSVEVMLPDGKVGISRDLYVSNWNGKSWSKPIPLPASINTEEIEENPHLLGDTLLFTRYPFGKPNLAKVYFSQYKDNSWSNPKPLPSPINDNYATIAAAFNDDGSILFFSSNRPGGYGGFDLYMAKIDGDSFKDTENLGAPINSNEDEAYIVFQQVKKTFLFCRRVEGRSFDLFTASVPKQENIVQKKLEETKKISLDSVYFERASSVLKPESSVPLDAIVDYLHENSDKKMKIIGHTDLTGTFEDNMVLSKDRAESVKQYLVSKGVDSKRLVTDGKGPTQPVVQATDEGSSKKNRRTEFVLIDP
- a CDS encoding substrate-binding periplasmic protein, translating into MLPLFRIRSFGLVSLLVLFFSFSLSGEPSQVLEKIKKTKTLTVSVNEFYDPFYIENPNPSFPGLDVELAQEYAKFLDVDLKIIPLRTFDQHARMLEKGDTQIAMAGLSSSINRFKDVYFTDPYLISTPAALVNRTALPPEPEGQIVTVQLFRNLNDLTNITGISYSVLANSSNHQFLRDVFPKAQTFSYFTNEAALSELKKNNVNAFVADSFYIQALLQKDSSLRANYLPILGVVQEDHISMATAKKDIEFLYNLNFFIKELKRTGKIQVLINKYFKSNQWVKKE